TACAGGGAACGCTTGAAGGGGAACTCCCTCTCGATCTCGGCGAGTTCGCGCCGGCAGTACCGGGAGAGGAAGTTTACCCATTCCCCGACCACGTCGGTGACGCCGTCTTCCATCGTCAGTACTCCCGTGCGAAGAGTTTGATGATGCCCGGCCGGAGTTCGACCACCTCGCCCTCGTTCTTGAGCATCTTGATAGTCGCCTCGACCTTGTCCTTTGCAAAGCCCTGCCTGGTCATCTCCTCGATCACCTGCTCGACGTTTGCGGAACCGTCGTCGCCGCCGACGTCCTTGATGACCTCCTTCACCGTTCTGATGATGTCCCGCTGCCTCTTCGAGATCCCGGTCGTCCACTTGTCGATGTCGAAGGTACCCGACTCGGCGTCATAGGCCACCTGACGGAGACAGGTGTCCACGATCTTGATCACTCTCTGGGCGTCCTCGATATCCACGGTCGGCGAGAGCCTGATCCTGGCGCTCGCCTCGCCGAGGCGGACCAGTGCCTCAAGTTGCCGCGCCGTCACCGGCACAGGCTTGTTGTTGTCGGCGAGTTTACGGAGCTGGAGATAGTAGTCCCGCAGCGCCTCTCGCGCCTCCGGGACGATCGTGGGGAAGCAGGTCCGCTTCGCGTACGCGATGTACTTGCGGAAGAGGAGGGGCTCGATGTCGGGCGTCACCGGCTTGAGCTGCTGCTGGATATAGGCGTCGTCCACCCCTTCGACCGGCATCCGCCTCTTTTTCTCGATCAGTTCGCCGACCGCGTGGGACTTGAGGATGTGCTCCGCGATCGCAAGGTCGCGGGCTGCGTCCGGCTTGTCTGTCATGATGAAGATGAGGTCGAAACGGGAGAGGAGGGAGGGAGGCATGTTGATCTGCTCGGAGATGGGAGCGTACTCGTCGAAGCGGCCCATCTTCGGGTTTGCGGCACCGAGGAGGGCGCATCTGGAGCGGAGGGTCGCCGTGATGCCGGCTTTCGCAATAGACACCGTGTTCCCGCACCAGACCGGCTTCCCATGCCGCCGAACATAGATGACGTGGTCAGGCACCTCCACGCAGTAAATCATGCCGGCATAATGGCCCTTCGTGATATGCCTGAGGCCATTGGTGTTGATGCTCGGCCTGTTCTGCCCCTCCCTGATGAAGGAGACCTGATAGATGTCATGGGACAGGATCGCACGCCGACCCTCGGGAACGCGCACCTCATCCCCCTGTCTGTGGACCACGGTGGCGTTGCCCGAGATCCCTGCCTTGAGGAGGAGCTCGGTCATATCGTCTGCCAGCTGCCGCGAGGAGGTGACATACGCGGTCTGGCCTGTCCCCTTCCTGACCCAGCCGTCGCCGAGGACGAGGGCGTCGAGGAGGATTCGGATCTGTTCGGGGCACACCTCCTTCGCGTACTGCGGGACATATTTTTCATGGCACTTCCCGAACACTGCCAGATGGGTCGCCAGCTGCTTCGAGGAGATGGCGATGTTCTGGCCGTTATAACTCCACCTGAATCCCAGACGGTTAGTACACGCCGTCATCTTCGCAGCACGTACTCCGTCTCTCTGGGATATGTGGACGCGATACGGGACGCCGTTTGTGTACTGGACAGAGCCCTCGGAGAGATAATAACCGAGGAACTCCAGCCAGTCGTTCATCTTCAGGGCGATGGCGCCCGACTCCTCTCCGCCATGGTTCTGGTTCTTGTAAATGGTCACCGACGGCAGTTCATAGGTCTCGACATATCTCCCCTCCCAGATGGCGTCCTTCTTGAAGCGCATCCTCCTCTGGACAGGCAGGGACTCCATCCGCCTGAGGCCGAAGCCCTCCCACTCGTTGGCACGCCTGTTCAGGTCCACGTACATGTTGTGGTTGGGTGTGACCGCGAGGTCGACCTGCCTGGAGGCGATGAAGTACATGTCGTCGTCGTATTCGGCAGCCACATAGGCCGTCGGCACGGCGTACGCCAACCTGCCGTCCGGCGTGAGCGTCGCCACACGCTCGCCCTCTTCAACGTCCCTGAAGAGCCGCCAGCCGTGCTCGGTGAGGATCTCGGTCTGGTCATCATAGCACTGCTGCTCCATCGCCTCGTGGAGGGCCGATCTGTCCTCCTTGTCCATCTTGTCCAGTTCGTCGACCGCGGCCATACCCATATCCGCGAGCACGAGGGCGCCCGCCTCCAGGGTCCAGCGGCCGTCGCCGAACTCGTCTTTCACCGCGGTCGCGGTCAGGCCCGCCGAGGTCGAGGACTTGCCCGAGGTGTAGATGCCGCGGGGAGAGAGTTGCACGATATACCTGAGGAGCTGGGACTTTGCGATACCCGGGTCGCCGACCAGAAGGATGTGGATGTCGCCGCGGAGACGGGAACTGTCAGGCATCTCCTTCGGGATCCCGCCGAAGAGCTGGAGGGCGACTGCCTCCTTTACGTCCGTGTTTCCGTAGATCGTCGGGGCGATGGACCGGGCGATCTTCGAGTAGATCTTCGGGTCATTTGAGAGTTCCTGGATCTCGGCCTCGTCCTCCTCGGAGATATTCACTTCCTCGAACTCCTTCTCGGCCACCTCGATCGCGTTGCACTCCAGGTAGATGTCGAAGAGAGTGGACTTCGTGCCCGCGTTGATCCGCTGGAAAGACCTGAGGATGCCGGTGATCACCACCCTGTCGCCGGGCGCGGAACTGCCTGTCAGGTCGTCGGTCACGTCCACGTCGATGGTCTGCGGCTGCTCGCCGCCCCGCAGGCCCTCGGGCGACTCCTGGATCCGCAGTTTCTGGGCGTCCAGAAACTCGGACTTCTCGGGCACAAGTTCGAGGGGAGTCTTCTTCTGGCAGGTGGCGCAGACCCGGAAGGGGTCCTGGAACCGGCCGTAGGTCTGGGAGTACGGCGGGGTGAGTTGCCCGCACTCCAGGCATTTGAAGACCGCCGCGACGATCCTCGGCCTGACCTCGGTCGTCTTCCTGAGGATCCCTTCCACGGCGACGAAGGTGTTGATCTGGTTTGCCCTGATGTCCCGGATCTTCGTCTTCCTGGTGAGGTTCATGAACCTGACGTGGACGAGGCGCCTGTCCTTCTCCTCGATGATGCCGAGGCGGACGAGGGCGTCCTTGACGTCGTTCATCACCTTTTCGGGTCGTTCGATGAGTTCGTCGGCGAGAGCGAGACCGCGCTTCCCGAATGCTTCGAGGTTCCTGTAATCGATGTAGAATGAGCGCTTGTGCGGGAATTCCTTCGAGAGTTCGACCCGCTCTTTCCGGTTGTACTGCCGCTTGAGGAATGTCTCCCAGTCGCTGACGACATCGGTCACTTCAGTGTTCTGGCGGGGTGACATTGATACCATATATGAGGGGGCTCCTCCATCAAGGTGGTTGTCCGGGGGGTGAAAATATTTTATTCGTTTTTCCGGGCGGCAAGGACAAAGAGGGCAATCAGTGCCTCCATCTGGATGGCGGCGTCCGCTCCTTCCGAAATCCTGAAGTCGGCCTCGCCGAGGTGGTCGATGAAGGCGACCTTGAGGCCGGTTTCCATATCAGAACGGACGACTTCCCTGAAGCACTGGTTGATCAGTTCGTTCGGGGCGATCCCCCGGTCGCGCATCAGGCGGCGGAGCGCTCCTTCGGCCGCGGGGAAGTCGCCCTGCATCGAGAGGTCGAGGAGGTTCCTGATCTCGTCGGGCCGCGCCGTCGAGGTCGTCTCATACACCATACCCGCGTCGATCTCCCGCGAGATGATCGCCGCACCCTGCAGGGCGTTGAGCGCTTTTCTCATATCGCCCTCGGCGATATAGACGATCGCCTGCACGGCGTCGTCGGTGAGGGTCACGCCCTCGGTCACGGCGACACGCCGCACCTGCTCCGCGACCGCCGCGTCGTCGAGGGGCCTGAAGCGGTAGATGGCGCACCGGCTCTGGATGGGGTCGATGATCTTCGAGGAATAATTACAGGAGAGAATGAACCGGCAGTTCTGGGCATAGTTCTCCATGGTCCGGCGGAGTGCGGCCTGGGCATCGGTCGTGAGGGCATCGGCTTCGTCCAGAAAGAGGATCTTGAAACTTGCGCCGCCGAGCGGGGATGTCCGGGCGAAACCCTTGATCTGGTTCCTGACCACGTCTATCCCGCGCTCGTCGGAGGCATTCATCTCCCTGAAATTTATCTGCCAGGTATCGCCGAAGAACTCCTTTGCAAGCGCGACTGCTGCGGTGGTCTTGCCGACGCCGGCAGGACCTGTGAAGAGGAGATGGGGGAGAGTGCCGCTCTTCACGTATGACCGGAGACGCTCGACGATCTCCGGGTGTCCGACCATGTCCGCAAGTTTTTGCGGCCGGTATTTCTCGATCCAGATGGTGTTGTTGCCCTCCATCACAGAGTGGTTGTTTCTCCAGACATGAATATGCTGTCATCCTGATCTTTATGTGGGCAGGGAGTACACGCTACGGTATGGATGCGTCGAATGGTCGGGCTGTCTCTCTCCCCGCGGCAGTCAGACTGTTTGCCGGGGAGATGGCGCGGACGACCGTTTTTGACGGCGAGACCTTCCTTTCACCGACAGGTGCGCGGGGGCGGCGGGTCTTCTTCACAGGCGCCCTGACGGCGGTCAGGGCCGCGGGTGGCCGGGTCACCGCCCGCGTCGCCGACCCGACGGGCACGGTCACTGTCGCCGCGAAGTGGCGCGGCGATGCTGCCGATGCCCTCCGTTCGATCGAGCCGCCGGCATTTGTCGCGGTGAGCGGGGCCCTCGCCGTCTCGGGAGGGGAGGTCACGCTGGTACCCGAGGCGGTGGTGCGGGTGGAAAAGCCGGTGCGGGACCTCTGGGTGCTCCGGACGGCAGACCTCACTCTCGGCCGGATCGAGGCGCGTGCCGCCGCCGACGGCGCTGGCGGGGAGGTCACTGCGATGGCCCGGATGGTCAGGACGGCGCTTTCGAGCGTGCCGGAGGGTCAGGCAGGCGGCGCCCCCCAGGATGCGCGGGCCCTGCTCCTCTCCCTTCTCGAAGAGTGTCCGGGCCGGCGGGGCAGCGAAGAGGACCTCTTTGCCCGGGCCGGGGAGAGGGGCATAGGCCGGGCTGCGGCCGAAGCGGCCCTCTATGCCCTGCTGGAGGAGGGGGAGTGTTATACCCCCTCGACCGGGCAGGTGAGGCTGATCTGATGCACCCGGAATTCCTCCCGGACGTCCCGGCCCTCCTGATGGAGAACACGATGCGCGTGCTCGTCGTCGCAGACCTCCACTTCGGGATCGAGTCCGGCCTTGCCCGCGCCGGCGTGCATGTGCAGAGCAGGAGCAGAGAGAGAGCGACGCGGGTCCTTGCCGCCGTCAGGGAGACAGAGTCCGACCTGCTCCTCCTCCTCGGCGACGTGAAGCACACGGTGCCCGTGACGAGCAGGCAGGAGTACGACGAACTCCCGACGATCCTCGACTCCTTCAGGGATCTGACCGAGGTGAAGGTGCTGCCCGGCAACCATGACGGCGGGATCGCACGTTTTCTGAAGGACGGCGAACTCCTCCCTGCGGCGGGCGCCAGGATCGACGGGGCCGGCTATCTCCATGGCCATACAAACCCTGCT
This window of the Methanofollis ethanolicus genome carries:
- a CDS encoding LAGLIDADG family homing endonuclease; its protein translation is MSPRQNTEVTDVVSDWETFLKRQYNRKERVELSKEFPHKRSFYIDYRNLEAFGKRGLALADELIERPEKVMNDVKDALVRLGIIEEKDRRLVHVRFMNLTRKTKIRDIRANQINTFVAVEGILRKTTEVRPRIVAAVFKCLECGQLTPPYSQTYGRFQDPFRVCATCQKKTPLELVPEKSEFLDAQKLRIQESPEGLRGGEQPQTIDVDVTDDLTGSSAPGDRVVITGILRSFQRINAGTKSTLFDIYLECNAIEVAEKEFEEVNISEEDEAEIQELSNDPKIYSKIARSIAPTIYGNTDVKEAVALQLFGGIPKEMPDSSRLRGDIHILLVGDPGIAKSQLLRYIVQLSPRGIYTSGKSSTSAGLTATAVKDEFGDGRWTLEAGALVLADMGMAAVDELDKMDKEDRSALHEAMEQQCYDDQTEILTEHGWRLFRDVEEGERVATLTPDGRLAYAVPTAYVAAEYDDDMYFIASRQVDLAVTPNHNMYVDLNRRANEWEGFGLRRMESLPVQRRMRFKKDAIWEGRYVETYELPSVTIYKNQNHGGEESGAIALKMNDWLEFLGYYLSEGSVQYTNGVPYRVHISQRDGVRAAKMTACTNRLGFRWSYNGQNIAISSKQLATHLAVFGKCHEKYVPQYAKEVCPEQIRILLDALVLGDGWVRKGTGQTAYVTSSRQLADDMTELLLKAGISGNATVVHRQGDEVRVPEGRRAILSHDIYQVSFIREGQNRPSINTNGLRHITKGHYAGMIYCVEVPDHVIYVRRHGKPVWCGNTVSIAKAGITATLRSRCALLGAANPKMGRFDEYAPISEQINMPPSLLSRFDLIFIMTDKPDAARDLAIAEHILKSHAVGELIEKKRRMPVEGVDDAYIQQQLKPVTPDIEPLLFRKYIAYAKRTCFPTIVPEAREALRDYYLQLRKLADNNKPVPVTARQLEALVRLGEASARIRLSPTVDIEDAQRVIKIVDTCLRQVAYDAESGTFDIDKWTTGISKRQRDIIRTVKEVIKDVGGDDGSANVEQVIEEMTRQGFAKDKVEATIKMLKNEGEVVELRPGIIKLFAREY
- a CDS encoding replication factor C small subunit → MEGNNTIWIEKYRPQKLADMVGHPEIVERLRSYVKSGTLPHLLFTGPAGVGKTTAAVALAKEFFGDTWQINFREMNASDERGIDVVRNQIKGFARTSPLGGASFKILFLDEADALTTDAQAALRRTMENYAQNCRFILSCNYSSKIIDPIQSRCAIYRFRPLDDAAVAEQVRRVAVTEGVTLTDDAVQAIVYIAEGDMRKALNALQGAAIISREIDAGMVYETTSTARPDEIRNLLDLSMQGDFPAAEGALRRLMRDRGIAPNELINQCFREVVRSDMETGLKVAFIDHLGEADFRISEGADAAIQMEALIALFVLAARKNE
- a CDS encoding metallophosphoesterase; translated protein: MHPEFLPDVPALLMENTMRVLVVADLHFGIESGLARAGVHVQSRSRERATRVLAAVRETESDLLLLLGDVKHTVPVTSRQEYDELPTILDSFRDLTEVKVLPGNHDGGIARFLKDGELLPAAGARIDGAGYLHGHTNPAPDLAGGLLVIGHLHPVVSLSDEVGCSLRAEPAYLYSPLTGEGWGDGTRVLAVPAACEFSGGVDVLELKESGLGPLVRCIDDDDAEVWLRDGTYIGTLAEIREQRGA